gatttttatacctgttgaggtcttacagtttgtcatgcttaTTGAGgccttacagtttgtcatgcctattgaggttttacagtttgtcatgactattgaggtcttacagcttgtatgatgtagaatagatctggttatgccgagtctgcccgctaaGGGTCTTACAATTTTGGATTTTCCAGTGCACTGCGATTGGCGATAGTCTTCGAATCattgagtttgtttaagcttgaaaaCCGCTTCTCGTGAACTCGGAGTTGCATTGTGAGGGCTTTGTGAGCCCGGGGTTCTGACCCTGGGGTCGTGTGGGTGTTGAACCGTTTAAGTCTCTTAGTATCTCGGGACGTATTCGGCGTAGAGGCCTTTGCCATGGATATGTCGAAATAGCCTCTTTCGAAGTATGAAATGCCGAAAAGATATTCTCTTTTTCTTGGCGTAAATGTAGGTTGTAAATACATATAGTCCCGTTGCTCCGAGCTCGGCCCGCATGGGTACGGCTCCTCAGGCTACTTGGCCCGCTGCATTGCCTCCTGTCGGAGTCTCATTCGTCATTTTTCTAGAGCTGGGCTGACTGCGACGGGAGTCCCGTAGGCCCTTTAAATTCTTATTTAGAGAGTGCGCGGACGTCGCCTCATTGGAAAATCTTGTCGGCAAGAAACCTGTTTCGGTATAAAAAGCTtgactgagggaaaaagagtgcgaCGCCTACTCGAGGGCCCCTATGGGGTTTCATGATCGGGCACCCTAGCAATAATACCGCTTGAGCATTGACACATTCTAGTTGCTCGGGAGCTGCTCGCCTTTCATAGTGCCAAGATTATAGGAGCCTTTGCCAACTATCCCAAGGACACGGTACGACTCTTCCCAATTGTGGCTTAGCTTCtcttcattagggtttcgggtgttgagAGTAACCTTCCTTAAGACTAAGTCTCTGATTCTGAAATATCAGAGATTCGTTCTCCTATTATATTATCTTTCAATTTTCTACTTCTGGGCAGCCATCCGAACCAGCGAGGCTTCCCGTCTTTCATCGAGCAGCTCGAGGGCTGTTGCCAtggcctcgtgatttgattcttcGCTAGCGTGCCGGAATCTGGCGCTTGGTTCTCCAACCTCCACTGGTATTAGTGCTTCGACACCATACACCAGAGAGAAAAGTGTCTCCCCTATGCTTTATTTTGGAGTCGTCCGATACACCCACAGTACCTTGGGCAGCGTTTCTTGCCATTTTCCCTTGGCGCTTTCTAATTTCCtctttaggttttgaatgatggtGTTATTCGTGGATTCTGCCTGGCCATTCGCACACGGGTGGTATGGCATCGATAGAATCctcttgattttgttgtcttcaaggaactgtgttaccttgctcccgatgAATTGCCTCCCGTTGTCACATGTTATTTCGGACGGGATCCCGAACCGGCATATGACGTGTTCCCATATAAAATTGATAACTTCCTTCTCTCTTATATTTTCAAAGGCCTACGCTTCCACCCATTCTAAGAAGTAATTAGTTATAAACAGAatgaatctagctttacctggtgtCGTTGGCAAAggaccgacgatgtccattccccatttcatgaatgtccATGGTGATAAAACGGAATGTAGCAGTTTGCCGGGTTAGTGGATCATGGGGGTGAATCTCTGACACTTGTCGCATCTTTGGACGAACTCCTTAGCGTCcctttccatgctatcccagtaaTAGCCTGCTCTGATTATATTTCGGACTAGGGTGTCTTCCCCAGAGTGGTTTCCGCAGGTGCCCCGTGGATCTCTCGGAGCACATAATATGTGTCGCCCGGTCTTAAACATACTGCCAGGGGACCATCGGAAGTTCTCCTGTATAGGGCCCCATTTTTGTCGAGCGAGAACTGAGCTACTTTGGTTCGCAAGGCCCTTGATTCTTTTGGATCGGCGGGCAGTTTCCCGTCTTTCAGATAAacgatgtatttgtttctccaatcccatgtcaggcTGGTGGAGTTAATTTTCGTgtgaccttcctcgaccatggACTTGAATAATTGGACTACATCACTAGGGAGCAGGTCTTCCTCCTCAGCAGACGATCCCAGGTTCACTAGGGCATCAGTCTCGCTGTTATGCTCTCggggtacatggactaaggtccattctttgaagcggtgCAATGTGATCTGGATCTTATCCAGATACCTCTGCATCCTGTCATCCCGGGCTTCGTAGCTCCCATTCACTTGACTTACCACGAGGAGCGAATCACATTTTGCCTCGATAACCTCATCTCCCAAGCCCTTGGCCAACtccaaacctgcaatcatagcttcATACTCGGCTTCGTTGTTAGTTAGCATTATGGTTTTTATGGACTGTCTGATTATACCGCCGACGGGCGGCTTTAGGACTATATCGAGTCCGGATCCTCTGAAGTTTGTGGTACCATCCGTGAACAG
This genomic stretch from Nicotiana sylvestris chromosome 9, ASM39365v2, whole genome shotgun sequence harbors:
- the LOC138878004 gene encoding uncharacterized protein, which translates into the protein MLTNNEAEYEAMIAGLELAKGLGDEVIEAKCDSLLVVSQVNGSYEARDDRMQRYLDKIQITLHRFKEWTLVHVPREHNSETDALVNLGSSAEEEDLLPSDVVQLFKSMVEEGHTKINSTSLTWDWRNKYIVYLKDGKLPADPKESRALRTKVAQFSLDKNGALYRRTSDGPLAVCLRPGDTYYVLREIHGAPAETTLGKTP